The Pseudomonas extremaustralis genome contains a region encoding:
- a CDS encoding DUF1254 domain-containing protein: protein MIGKPTRLLLASLSIVMSTGAWADFTATPSEARAIAKDAYLYGYPMVEMYKTLYTQSIDKGGANYKAALNHIGHTAQAFNPKDTAVAPLSPDTSSSFLWMDLRSDPLVLTLPKIDDNRYASVQLIDLYSQNFAYLGTRSTGNNGGHYMIAGPDWKGQQPVDVDRVVYSESNIAYAVYRTQLFDEKDLNKVKQIQNGYKVQTLSSYVKQAAPAKAAKIDWPKPTATMSDSPQLFGYLNFMLSFTAPQDSEKELLARFASIGIAPGAPFKLNQLTAEQRKALEDGIADAKAEFAAFKKDQIDTHQVSIGDLYGNRDRLKNNYLYRYAGASLGMFGDSANETAVFTYVNDSEGKPANGARHSYIVHFAKDQLPPADAFWSLTMYNAKTKQLVPNHKKRYLLTSHMLPNFKLDADGGLTLALQHHEPPKNEQPNWLPAPPGPFYAVLRIYMPQPQVGNGQWKLPALTPLK, encoded by the coding sequence ATGATTGGAAAACCGACGCGCCTGCTGTTGGCGAGCCTCTCGATTGTCATGAGCACGGGTGCCTGGGCTGATTTCACGGCAACGCCGAGCGAAGCACGGGCGATTGCCAAGGACGCCTACTTGTACGGCTACCCGATGGTGGAGATGTACAAGACGCTCTACACCCAGTCCATCGATAAGGGCGGTGCCAACTACAAGGCTGCGCTCAATCATATCGGCCACACTGCCCAAGCGTTCAACCCGAAAGACACCGCAGTCGCGCCACTGAGCCCTGACACATCGTCCTCGTTCCTGTGGATGGACCTGCGCAGCGACCCCCTGGTCCTCACGCTGCCCAAGATCGACGATAACCGTTACGCCTCAGTGCAGTTGATCGACCTGTATTCGCAGAACTTCGCCTACCTTGGCACCCGCAGCACCGGCAACAACGGCGGCCATTACATGATCGCCGGGCCCGACTGGAAGGGGCAGCAACCGGTGGACGTGGACCGCGTGGTCTACAGCGAAAGCAACATCGCCTACGCCGTCTACCGCACACAGCTGTTTGACGAGAAGGACCTGAACAAGGTCAAGCAGATCCAGAACGGCTACAAAGTGCAGACGTTGAGCAGCTACGTGAAGCAAGCGGCGCCTGCCAAGGCGGCCAAAATCGACTGGCCCAAGCCGACTGCGACCATGAGCGACAGCCCGCAACTGTTTGGCTACCTGAACTTCATGCTGTCCTTCACCGCGCCTCAGGACAGCGAGAAGGAGCTGCTGGCACGGTTTGCCAGCATCGGCATTGCCCCCGGCGCGCCGTTCAAGCTCAACCAACTCACCGCCGAGCAACGCAAAGCGCTGGAAGATGGGATCGCCGACGCCAAGGCTGAATTCGCCGCGTTCAAAAAAGACCAGATCGATACCCATCAAGTCTCCATCGGCGACCTGTACGGCAACCGTGATCGCCTGAAGAACAACTACCTGTATCGCTATGCCGGCGCCAGCCTGGGGATGTTCGGCGATTCAGCCAACGAGACGGCGGTCTTCACCTATGTCAACGACAGCGAAGGCAAGCCGGCCAATGGCGCACGTCACAGCTACATCGTGCACTTTGCCAAGGACCAGTTGCCGCCGGCCGATGCGTTCTGGTCGCTGACCATGTACAACGCCAAGACCAAGCAGTTGGTACCCAATCACAAGAAACGCTACCTGCTCACTTCGCACATGCTGCCCAATTTCAAGCTGGACGCCGACGGCGGCCTGACGCTGGCCTTGCAGCACCATGAACCGCCGAAGAATGAGCAGCCCAATTGGTTACCGGCACCGCCGGGTCCTTTCTACGCAGTCTTGCGCATCTACATGCCGCAGCCGCAGGTCGGCAACGGCCAGTGGAAGCTGCCGGCGTTGACGCCGCTCAAGTAA
- a CDS encoding DUF934 domain-containing protein, whose translation MINLLKLEQGVVRIVRDDPWVLVRDGGPSSGPLILPLASCVPGQAVWLGPSDEVEQLQPWLATVPLIALDFPSFRDGRAYSQAYLLRTRMGWQGELRAIGDVLRDQLSHMRQCGFDAFAVREDKSAEEALKGLAGTSVLYGRSVIEPRPLFRRR comes from the coding sequence ATGATCAATCTGCTGAAGCTGGAGCAGGGTGTGGTGCGCATTGTCAGGGATGATCCCTGGGTGTTGGTGCGCGATGGGGGGCCGTCGTCGGGGCCGTTGATCCTGCCGCTGGCGTCCTGTGTGCCAGGGCAGGCTGTATGGCTGGGGCCGTCCGATGAGGTCGAGCAGTTGCAACCCTGGCTGGCCACAGTGCCGCTGATCGCCCTGGACTTTCCCAGCTTTCGCGACGGACGCGCCTACAGCCAGGCCTACTTGCTGCGCACGCGCATGGGGTGGCAAGGCGAATTGCGCGCGATCGGGGACGTGCTGCGCGACCAGCTCAGCCATATGCGTCAGTGTGGGTTTGATGCATTTGCGGTGCGCGAGGACAAATCCGCCGAAGAAGCGCTCAAGGGCCTGGCGGGCACCAGCGTGTTGTATGGCCGCAGCGTCATCGAGCCGCGCCCGCTGTTTCGCCGGCGTTAA